One region of Kazachstania africana CBS 2517 chromosome 3, complete genome genomic DNA includes:
- the KAFR0C00530 gene encoding regucalcin (similar to Saccharomyces cerevisiae YBR053C; ancestral locus Anc_3.262), which yields MIDQTELKPYYHHAGATLSEGITYVEETDTLYWIDIYKAEIHRVTDVERPESSHCYMSISRETYDDANANISYPEIEGYQESVGTMFMTKETVEGDGNVLLFASKWGIGRCDLSTKKWEYVKLYSDCKELKEGERFKRLRSNDGNVTPDGKYLYVGLMNDFKYDVSEDGCIVKISLVEDSIEIVWNAILIPNSINWYKNDVYITDSLKHRIWRCEYDYENDTIGEKREILIHIKEQNNQQYESPEPDGSVIDSVHGILYQCVWSTSKVQVYDLTKDGLLMDEIVLPNATSRISCCSIAKNDLFVTCGNLEISDEEYKATDRSGGCIYRIRNILTETPRNSRNILTSFM from the coding sequence ATGATTGATCAAACCGAACTAAAACCATACTATCACCATGCTGGTGCAACATTATCTGAAGGTATTACGTACGTGGAAGAAACCGATACGTTATATTGGATAGATATTTACAAAGCCGAAATCCATAGAGTAACTGACGTTGAAAGACCTGAGAGTAGCCATTGCTACATGAGTATTAGTCGTGAAACGTACGATGATGCGAATGCCAATATTTCGTACCCCGAAATCGAGGGATATCAGGAGAGTGTCGGTACTATGTTCATGACTAAAGAGACTGTTGAGGGTGATGGTAACGTCTTATTATTTGCCAGTAAATGGGGTATTGGTAGATGTGATCTTTCGACAAAAAAATGGGAATATGTCAAACTGTATTCGGATTGTAAAGAATTGAAGGAAGGAGAACGGTTTAAGAGGTTACGTTCAAATGACGGTAACGTTACACCAGatggaaaatatttataCGTTGGATTAATGAATGATTTCAAGTACGACGTTAGTGAGGACGGATGTATTGTTAAGATATCACTAGTTGAAGATAGTATTGAGATTGTGTGGAACGCTATATTGATaccaaattcaatcaaCTGGTATAAAAACGATGTTTATATTACGGATTCGTTGAAGCATCGTATTTGGAGATGTGAATATGattatgaaaatgatacGATTGGTGAGAAGAgggaaattttgattcacATCAAGGAACAAAATAATCAACAGTACGAATCACCAGAGCCTGATGGAAGCGTAATTGATAGTGTTCATGGAATACTTTATCAATGTGTATGGTCCACTAGCAAAGTTCAAGTGTACGATTTGACTAAGGATGGATTATTAATGGACGAAATTGTTTTACCTAATGCTACAAGTAGAATTTCATGTTGTTCGATTGCGAAGAATGACTTATTTGTTACATGTGGtaatcttgaaatttctgaCGAAGAATACAAAGCCACGGACAGATCAGGCGGATGTATTTACAGAATTCGTAATATTTTGACTGAGACTCCAAGAAATTCCAGGAACATTTTAACGTCTTTTATGTAA
- the MRX18 gene encoding 17-beta-hydroxysteroid dehydrogenase-like protein (similar to Saccharomyces cerevisiae YBR056W; ancestral locus Anc_3.266) — translation MPLLKSIKEKFEHSKLTPKSHAALEPSIPSTSSEIDQKTIYRYRYNYGVNLGSLFVLEPWIYNTMFEEGGNDEFHAISNYMQKHSVNEAIAKLSEHYNAYISKIDWNWLRTQANVTALRVPIGYWHVKNGDFLSHLPFEPLRKVYEGAKPWEFLRELVKTAQSYNIGILIDVHGLPGGANTDAHSGIQNPKPTFFQESKYVSTMTDEILPFIVQDICSNYVNIIGLQIINESVFNNNAKGQKKYYSKAISSIREIDSTLPIVISDGWWPDQWADWLVQNKLDSAVVVDSHIYRCFSEDDKSKHAGQIIEGLPQSVNFPYDKADYMVGEFSCVLDNATWNKTQGDRNVHIHDFGNAETKIFSQVSSWGWFFWTLQFQYGDGGEWGFVPMMEKGNLLKRRNIPVNIPKEKVDNIISEHVEYWKKNGGENFEHWRYEDGIKTAIADIQMFDKFDCSSLGRWHSWMVQRREQYIKLKNDSEYMWEWEQGFQRGLKEFNKN, via the coding sequence ATGCCActtttaaaatcaattaaagagaaatttgaaCACTCGAAACTTACACCGAAGTCTCATGCTGCTTTAGAACCAAGTATCCCAAGCACCTCAAGtgaaattgatcaaaaGACAATTTATAGGTATCGTTATAATTATGGTGTTAATTTAGGTTCCTTATTTGTTTTAGAACCATGGATTTATAATACGATGTTTGAAGAAGGCGGAAATGATGAGTTCCATGCTATCTCAAACTACATGCAAAAACACTCTGTCAATGAGGCCATCGCAAAATTGAGCGAGCATTATAACGCCTATATTTCCAAAATCGATTGGAACTGGTTACGGACACAAGCTAATGTTACAGCATTGAGGGTCCCAATTGGTTATTGGCATGTTAAAAATGGTGACTTCCTGAGCCACTTACCATTTGAACCTTTGAGAAAAGTCTATGAAGGTGCTAAGCCATGGGAATTTTTGAGAGAATTGGTTAAAACTGCCCAGAGTTATAATATTGGTATATTGATTGATGTACATGGTTTGCCTGGGGGAGCAAATACTGATGCACACAGTGGTATTCAAAATCCCAAGCCaactttctttcaagaaagtAAATACGTGAGTACAATGAcagatgaaattttaccCTTTATTGTACAGGATATTTGCTCAAATTATGTCAACATAATTGGATTGCAAATCATTAACGAGTCTGTTTTTAATAACAATGCAAAAggtcaaaaaaaatactattCCAAAGCTATTTCAAGCATTAGGGAAATAGATAGTACATTGCCAATTGTTATCTCAGATGGATGGTGGCCTGATCAATGGGCTGATTGGCTAGTTCAAAATAAGCTCGACTCGGCAGTAGTGGTTGATTCTCATATTTATCGTTGCTTTTCTGAAGATGACAAATCGAAGCATGCTGGGCAAATAATAGAAGGTTTGCCTCAATCAGTAAACTTCCCTTATGATAAAGCCGACTACATGGTTGGAGAATTTTCCTGCGTTCTCGATAATGCCACCTGGAATAAGACTCAAGGTGACCGCAATGTTCATATTCATGATTTTGGTAATGCAGAGACAAAAATCTTCAGTCAAGTTTCCAGTTGGGGCTGGTTCTTTTGGACTTTACAATTCCAATATGGTGATGGGGGCGAATGGGGGTTTGTTCCAATGATGGAAAAAGGTAATTTGTTGAAGAGACGTAACATACCAGTAAACATTCCAAAGGAAAAGGTTGACAATATAATCTCTGAACATGTTGAgtattggaagaaaaacGGTGGCGAGAATTTCGAGCATTGGAGATATGAAGATGGTATAAAGACAGCAATTGCTGATATACAAATGTTTGACAAGTTTGATTGTTCATCTTTAGGAAGATGGCATTCATGGATGGTTCAACGCAGGGAGCAGTACATTAAACTTAAAAATGACAGTGAATATATGTGGGAATGGGAACAAGGCTTTCAACGTGgattgaaagaatttaataaaaattag
- the MUM2 gene encoding Mum2p (similar to Saccharomyces cerevisiae MUM2 (YBR057C); ancestral locus Anc_3.269): MNYMNYTFDPQQQQNIPSSSIDASFSNLSFNNGSSNTTNGSQLYDSNIKYMHFNNNVSANTSLDLENSNSNNNNNNNNNSNNSNTNSSNNNNNSSNNKSSSNNNSYDETIEKLKVNLQIKDSQIESLENEIIALKNLFNKKATNDTIQIPKNIENIIIKLSDTLAEKESQLSKTQETLETILTSISLNPTNGITENGRYDVETISHKLLNKLEILTNENDKMSKMLSFGRSKELQIKSNLLELENAELKKRVTDLEKKLSQK; this comes from the coding sequence ATGAATTACATGAACTACACTTTCGAtccacaacaacaacagaaTAtcccttcttcttcaatagaCGCTTCATTCAGTAATTTATCATTCAATAACGGTTCTTCAAATACTACAAATGGTTCGCAGCTATACGATTCTAACATAAAATACATGCATTTCAACAATAATGTAAGCGCAAATACAAGTCTGGATCTCGAAAATAGTAAtagcaataataataacaacaataataataatagtaataatagtaatactAATAGTagtaacaataataataatagtagtaataataaaagtAGTAGTAACAATAACAGTTACGATGAAAcgattgaaaaattaaaggtGAATTTACAAATTAAGGACTCACAGATTGAATCACTGGAAAACGAAATAATAGCactcaaaaatttattcaataaaaagGCAACAAATGATACTATTCAAATCCCTaaaaatatagaaaatattataattaAATTATCTGATACATTAGCTGAAAAGGAATCACAACTATCGAAAACTCAGGAAACATTGGAAACAATATTAACTTCAATCTCTTTAAATCCAACTAATGGTATCACAGAAAACGGTAGGTACGATGTGGAGACGATATCGCATaaacttttgaataaactagaaattttgacaaatgaaaatgataaaatgtCAAAAATGCTATCATTTGGCCGTTCAAAGGAATTACAAATTAAATCGAATCTATTAGAATTAGAAAACGCtgaattaaagaaaagagtcACTGATTTAGAGAAGAAACTAAgtcaaaaataa